The Limanda limanda chromosome 21, fLimLim1.1, whole genome shotgun sequence genome contains the following window.
GAAGGAAACatgtctccatctgtctctatctgtctctgtctctctgtctgtctctatctgtctctgtctgtctctgtctgtctgtctctatctgtctctatctgtctctttctctgtctgtctgtctctgtctgtctgtctctgtctttctccatctgtctctatctgtctctgtctctctgtctgtctctatctgtctctgtctgtctctgtctgtctctatctgtctctgtctgtctctatctgtctctatctgtctctgtctctctctgtctgtctctatctgtctctgtctgtctctgtctgtctctgtctgtctctatctgtctctaactgtctctgtctgtctctgtctgtctctgtctgtctctaactgtctctgtctgtctctgtctgtctctatctgtctctatctgtctctatctgtctctgtctctctctgtctgtctctatctgtctctgtctgtctctgtctgcctctgtctgtctctgtctgtctctgtctgtctctatctgtctctatctgtctctatctgtctctgtctctctctgtctgtctctatctgtctctgtctgtctctatctgtctctatctgtctctgtctgtctctgtctgtctctgtctgtctctgtctatcaGTTCGATGCAGTCTCTCAGGAGAAGTGTCCATGGAAAAgatttttaatagtttttcttttgactcaagaaaagaacaaaaactaaaaaacatttttttattttctaaaatgaaagaagattaatgataaatgtctctcactcacacacacacacacacacacacacacacacacacacacacacacacactcacttaccTGCTCCTTTATCTGTGAATCCAGACACAGTCAAAGTGTATCCGTTACACTCAGAGTCGACGGAGAAGATCCTGTAATGTGCAGACGCTTTGTTTCCCTCAAAGTCCTCCATGTCCACCTGCAGCTCAAACTTCGTGGGTCCTGAGGTCAGATAGTGGAGGTTGTCCAGAcctgtgaccacacacacacgcacacacacacacacacacacacacacacacacacacacacacacacacacacacacacacacacacacacacacacacacacacagttgaagGAGGTTGTGTGTTAACAGTCAGGTTCTCAGCTGTTCTTGTGGTTCCACTTCTCACCGAGCCAGTGTTCTCCTGTCACCGAACCGAAGCCGACCTTGTACTGAGTCCAGGGCCGGTAGAAGTTGACGGTTCCATCCATCCTGGTCTGAATCACCTGAGCAGGTAAACAGAGGATTATGAGTCTGACTGATTTGACGTTTATTGAAAGTCAGTAAAAATACTCACTGTCCAGGCTGGTTGGTCTGGACTCATCTCACAGTACACctgcaacacatcaacacatgtgATCAACTCTAATGTTTCACTCTCGTCTTTTCCACTTCCAACACGTTCGGTGACACTGACCAATAGAAGCCCAGAGATTCATCTGATACCAGTGATCATGGCAAGAATGGAATCTACTTCATTCAAACGTTTCCtcctgaaagcagcagctggatgagagagagtctgatgtgtgagtgagaacaagaggaagtttcctccttctctccctgagcgtctgttctctgtgactctgctgagtgggtccccccccccccggtgagtgggtccccccccccccctgctgagtgggtcccccccccctgctgagtgggttccatctcctgagagaagaactgactgagagtcacaacctgtctcaagcagctgcagctgaagagtgaagctgaactgagatcagttagaaactctctgaagttattaacaaccagagtttatctccaagattcagcaggaatCAATCCCCTCATgtggcagcagggggcgctgttgatcAGTATCAGTGACATGTTGCTTTAATGATTCTACGTATGAGAGGTGAACGTGTTTCTGTCCAATAATAAAAacgtgtgaacgtacttggacTCCGAGCTTCTCTCCTGCAGGGTAGATGGAGTAGGGGCCGCTCTGCTGCTGACCTCCGACCTCACTGACCTGGCTGCAGTCAGCTGGAAACTCAGCCACACGGCAGCTGGTCAGCGCCGGagccaagaggaggaggaggaccaccTGAAACATCTGGAACAGAGCAGATGTTTCAATACTTTGACCTCTTGAGTCATGGGGGTGTGGCCACAGTCAACAGAGGTGGAGCTTATCAAGATAAAGATCCACATAGTTTGTCCCCAAAGCCACGACTCACAAACTTCtggacaacaacacaacagaagatTACATGTTCCCTGAGTGGAGTATGACAACATGTATGACACAcgcttaaaacacacaaatagcaatggactagtgcatctgaacACCAGTAGACCACGGTATAACCTGGCGGAcgccgagaagacgatcaaacttgacTCTAGAGGAAGTCAAACTCTGTGAAGGGATCATCACAGGTAgggcctgccccccccctggtCGAGAGAGGACGCTCAGGGGGCGagcgagtgagcgagagagagaggtgccCTGTCTGGTTAGTGTTTGTATATagtttcaccttctggtctctTCCTCTCACCAGCGTCCAGGAAACTTCCATCACCAACAGATTTCTGctgaatctgaaaataaaacaaaaacacagtcaaCCAATGAGTGAagtcacctgtctcacctcacccgtctcacctcacctgtctcacctcccctcacctgtctcacctcacctgtctcacctcacctgtctcacctcacctgtctctcctcacctgtctctcctcacccgtctcacctcacctgtctcacctcacctgtctcccctcacctgtctctcctcacccGTCTCCCCTCACCCatctcacctcacctgtctcccctcaCCCGTCTCCCCTCACCCATCTCTCCTCACCcgtctcacctcacctgtctcacctcacctgtctcacctcacctgtctcacctcacctgtctcacctcacctgtctcccctcacctgtctcacctcacccgtctcacctcacccgtctcacctcccctcacctgtctctcctcacctgtctctcctcacctgtctcccctcacctgtctctcctcacccgtctctcctcacctgtctctcgtCACCCgtctctgctcacctgtctctcctcac
Protein-coding sequences here:
- the LOC133028123 gene encoding microfibril-associated glycoprotein 4-like codes for the protein MPATHAGFVYTRDQLMALRHTALLAGERPTIPEELKRRRFSRNLLVMEVSWTLVRGRDQKMFQVVLLLLLAPALTSCRVAEFPADCSQVSEVGGQQQSGPYSIYPAGEKLGVQVYCEMSPDQPAWTVIQTRMDGTVNFYRPWTQYKVGFGSVTGEHWLGLDNLHYLTSGPTKFELQVDMEDFEGNKASAHYRIFSVDSECNGYTLTVSGFTDKGAGDSMTGHSGMKFSTFDKDQDKWSGNCASAHMGGFWYSGCHHANPNGVYRWGQEKTPYAAGVIWYTWKNTHDYSVKSMVMKVRPVQPK